In Phocoena phocoena chromosome 8, mPhoPho1.1, whole genome shotgun sequence, the following are encoded in one genomic region:
- the SIGIRR gene encoding single Ig IL-1-related receptor, whose protein sequence is MTSVTDIPSSGGKSWNQPLTHPGALTVWPQGQRVNPARPLRDQSARPRSPGEPWVAPVSSLPRGGPGQTMAGACDRAPDFLSPSGDQVLWPAPGSVVTLNCTASVASGPHCPLPSVQWLRDGLLLGNGSHYDLHEDSWVKANWSEVLVSSVLGINLTSTEDFRTFTCSVQNISSSSFTLWRAGLAGHVAAVLASLLVLLVLLLAALLYAKCRLNVLLWYQDTYGEVEMNDGKLYDAYVSYSDSPEDRKFVNFILKPQLERRRGYKLFLDDRDLLPRAEPSADLLVNLSRCRRLVVVLSDAFLGRAWCSHSFREGLCRLLELTRRPIFITFEGQRRDPAHPALRLLRQHRHLVTLLLWRPGSVTPSSDFWKELQLALPRKVQYRAMEGDPQTRLQDDKDPMLIVGGRVPEGRTLDPELDPDPEGDLGVRGPVFGEPAAPPHASGVSLGEGQGSEVDVSDLGSRNYSARTDFYCLVSEDDV, encoded by the exons ATGACCTCAGTGACGGACATCCCCTCCTCAGGAGGAAAGAGCTGGAACCAG CCTCTGACCCATCCTGGTGCCCTGACTGTCTGGCCACAAGGACAGAGAGTGAATCCTGCCCGGCCCTTGAGGGATCAGTCTGCTCGGCCGAGGAGCCCCGGGGAGCCGTGGGTGGCACCAGTGTCCAGCCTGCCTCGAGGAGGCCCCGGCCAGACCATGGCAG GAGCCTGCGACAGGGCCCCTGACTTCCTCTCCCCATCTGGGGACCAGGTGCTGTGGCCTGCCCCGGGCAGTGTGGTCACTCTGAACTGCACGGCCTCAGTGGCCTCTGGGCCCCACTGCCCCTTGCCCTCGGTCCAGTGGCTGAGAGATGGGCTGCTGCTGGGCAATGGAAGCCACTATGACCTCCATGAGGACTCCTG GGTCAAGGCCAACTGGTCAGAGGTGCTTGTGTCCAGTGTCCTGGGGATCAACCTGACCAGTACTGAAGACTTCAGGACCTTCACCTGCTCCGTCCAGAACATCAGCTCCTCTTCCTTCACTCTTTGGAGAGCTG GCCTGGCTGGGCACGTGGCCGCGGTGCTGGCCTCACTTCTGGTCCTGCTGGTCCTGCTGCTGGCAGCGCTGCTATACGCGAAGTGTCGACTCAATGTACTGCTCTGGTACCAAGACACGTATGGGGAGGTGGAGATGAACG ACGGGAAGCTCTACGACGCCTACGTCTCCTACAGCGACAGCCCCGAGGACCGGAAGTTCGTGAACTTCATCCTGAAGCCGCAGCTGGAGCGCCGTCGGGGTTACAAGCTCTTTCTGGACGACCGCGACCTCCTGCCACGCGCGG AGCCGTCGGCCGACCTCCTGGTGAACCTGAGCCGCTGCCGGCGCCTCGTCGTGGTGTTGTCCGACGCCTTCCTCGGCCGGGCCTGGTGCAGTCACAGCTTCCG GGAGGGCCTGTGCCGGCTGCTGGAGCTCACGCGCAGACCCATCTTCATCACTTTCGAGGGCCAGCGGCGCGACCCCGCACACCCTGCGCTCCGCCTGCTGCGCCAGCATCGCCACCTGGTGACCCTGCTGCTCTGGAGGCCCGGTTCCGTG ACACCTTCCTCCGATTTTTGGAAAGAGCTACAGTTGGCATTGCCACGGAAGGTGCAGTACAGAGCGATGGAGGGAGACCCCCAGACCCGGCTGCAGGATGACAAGGACCCCATGCTGATTGTGGGAGGCCGGGTCCCAGAGGGTCGGACCCTGGACCCGGAGCTGGACCCTGACCCTGAGGGGGACTTGG GTGTACGAGGGCCTGTCTTTGGGGAGCCAGCAGCTCCACCGCATGCAAGTGGGGTCTCGCTTGGAGAGGGCCAAGGCAGTGAAGTGGATGTGTCGGACCTTGGCTCCCGAAACTACAGTGCCCGCACGGACTTCTACTGCCTGGTGTCGGAGGATGACGTGTAG
- the ANO9 gene encoding LOW QUALITY PROTEIN: anoctamin-9 (The sequence of the model RefSeq protein was modified relative to this genomic sequence to represent the inferred CDS: inserted 2 bases in 1 codon; deleted 2 bases in 1 codon), which produces MLSGGPRHLNYITVTLTFITWGEESLRILVGTEGDSPLQMDINTTETEASEPWDYVLVADHCTQRNPRQVQRQQQFLEELERKGFCYRAREDQAKVFFGIRADNRVFDRYRRLLMEPEATAPRGELARPTSIPATTSQLLCSRIQIVNFVLKSKMAAGDTLQDLVKDGVFEAVFPLHKGEEDLKKKWAWWRNMFQEQPIGDIRNYFGEKVALYFAWLGWCTYMLVPAAVVGLIIFLSGFAHFEASQISREICDAHDAYMCPRGDHIPRYQRLSETCAFAKLTHLFDNEGTVLFAVFTALWATVFLELWKRERARVVLQWDLYGWDEDQEEMLLGLIACPDYQPRXYARSTVILLLSLLMICLMIGMAHVLVICRVLVAALFSSALPFLGEQVTTAVVVTGSLVHYVTILVMTKINKYVALKLCDFEKPRTFSERESEFTIKFFTLQFFAHFSSLIYIAFILGRINGNPGKSVHLAGLWKLEECHLSGCMTDLFVQVAIIMGLIQTLSNCMEYLGPWCLAHKCRSMRATSQDPELRHWRRNYRLNPVNTFSLFEEFMEMMIQYGFTTVFVAAFPLAPLLALFNNLVEIRLDAIKMVQVQRRLVPRKAKDIGTWLQVLAVIADGMVIAFTSEFIPRVVYKYCYGPCRQGAHPAVDCLTGYVNHSLSVFYTKDFQNPVEIEGSENVTECRYRDCGTAQNSNFTEQPWFLLAVRLTFLIFFEHVALCIKLTAGWFVPDVPQWVKNEVLKRKHQRPGEAGLPGPGPESRRAGVKAGFLEEDKELGKRGRTVPGAPGDGGISEEFLGHGDSRGWSGRFGLCPQARRPRLQGAERRTVLNTSLRLEAGQLGPPSPRLLGGAAPATVAGAVAAAHLAQVSRSTLAAAQAPGLGSRKRLGAEPAARVARKPQLALVPAPPALRGRGPLFPLRPTWPSARRGKRSAEALRDPASAPKSEPRPEASQGAGGGRRNLPKPLRTCVRAELQPSAHPALPCAPPTCPPPRP; this is translated from the exons ATGCTGTCAGGAGGTCCCCGACATCTCAATTACATCACCGTGACCTTGACCTTCATCACCTGG GGAGAAGAGAGCCTCCGGATCCTGGTGGGGACCGAAGGGGACAGCCCCCTGCAGATGGACATCAATACCACTGAG ACTGAGGCCTCCGAGCCATGGGACTATGTCCTTGTGGCTGATCACTGCACCCAGAGAAACCCCAGGCAGGTCCAGCGGCAGCAGCAGTTCCTGGAAGAGCTCGAGAGGAAGGGCTTCTGCTACAGG GCAAGGGAGGACCAGGCGAAGGTGTTCTTTGGGATCCGAGCTGACAACCGGGTCTTTGACCGGTACCGCAGACTTCTCATGGAGCCCGAGGCTACCGCCCCCAGAGGGGAGCTGGCCAGGCCAACTTCCATCCCAGCCACCACCAG CCAGCTCTTGTGTTCCAGAATCCAAATTGTCAACTTTGTGCTGAAAAGCAAGATGGCAGCTGGTG ACACGCTCCAGGATTTGGTGAAGGATGGGGTCTTTGAGGCCGTGTTTCCCCTACACAAG GGGGAGGAAGACCTAAAGAAGAAATGGGCCTGGTGGAGAAACATGTTCCAAGAGCAGCCAATTGGTGACATCAG GAACTACTTCGGTGAGAAGGTGGCGCTGTACTTCGCCTGGCTCGGCTGGTGCACCTACATGCTGGTGCCCGCCGCGGTGGTGGGCCTCATCATCTTCCTGAGCGGGTTTGCCCATTTCGAAGCCAGCCAGATCAG CAGGGAGATCTGTGATGCCCACGACGCCTACATGTGCCCTCGCGGCGACCACATCCCCAGGTACCAGCGGCTCTCAGAAACCTGCGCCTTCGCCAAG CTCACCCACCTCTTCGACAACGAGGGCACCGTGCTGTTCGCCGTGTTCACGGCGCTGTGGG CCACCGTGTTCCTGGAGTTGTGGAAGCGGGAGCGAGCCCGTGTGGTCCTGCAATGGGACCTGTACGGGTGGGACGAGGACCAG GAGGAAATGCTGCTGGGGCTCATTGCCTGCCCTGACTACCAGCCCCG CTACGCGCGGAGTACCGTCATCCTCCTGCTGTCTCTGTTGATG ATCTGCCTGATGATAGGCATGGCCCACGTCCTGGTGATCTGCCGCGTCCTGGTCGCTGCCCTTTTCAGCTCCGCCTTGCCCTTCCTGGGAGAGCAGGTGACCACGGCCGTGGTGGTGACCGGGTCCCTGGTTCACTATGTGACA ATCCTCGTCATGACCAAG ATCAACAAATACGTGGCACTGAAGCTTTGTGACTTTG AGAAGCCCAGGACCTTCTCAGAGCGAGAGAGCGAGTTCACCATCAAGTTCTTCACTCTGCAGTTCTTTGCTCACTTCTCCTCCCTTATCTACATCGCCTTCATCCTGGGCAG GATCAACGGTAACCCCGGGAAGTCCGTGCACTTGGCAGGGCTGTGGAAGCTGGAGGAG TGCCATCTCAGTGGCTGCATGACGGACCTGTTCGTGCAGGTGGCCATCATCATGGGTCTGATACAAACGCTCAGCAACTGCATGGAGTACCTGGGCCCCT GGTGCCTGGCCCACAAGTGTCGCTCGATGCGAGCCACGTCCCAGGACCCCGAGCTGAGGCACTGGCGGCGCAACTACCGCCTGAACCCGGTCAACACCTTCAGCCTGTTCGAGGAGTTCATGGAGATGA tgatcCAGTATGGCTTCACCACCGTCTTCGTGGCCGCCTTCCCGCTTGCCCCGCTGCTGGCGCTCTTCAACAACCTCGTGGAGATCCGCCTGGACGCCATCAAGATGGTCCAGGTGCAGCGGCGCCTGGTGCCCCGCAAGGCCAAGGACATTG GGACCTGGCTGCAGGTGCTGGCCGTCATTGCCGACGGGATGGTCATCGCCTTCACATCTGAGTTCATCCCCCGAGTGGTGTACAAGTACTGCTATGGCCCGTGCCGACAGGGGGCCCACCCTGCAGTCGA CTGCCTCACGGGCTACGTCAACCACAGCCTGTCCGTGTTCTACACCAAGGACTTCCAGAATCCTGTTGAAATAGAGGGCTCAGAGAATGTGACTGAGTGCAG GTACCGGGACTGTGGCACCGCTCAGAACTCCAACTTCACTGAGCAGCCCTGGTTCCTCCTGGCCGTCCGTCTGACCTTCCTCATCTTCTTCGAG CACGTGGCCTTATGCATCAAGCTCACTGCTGGCTGGTTTGTGCCTGATGTGCCTCAGTGGGTGAAGAATGAAGTCCTGAAGAGGAAGCACCAGAGACCTGGGGAGGCGGGGCTGCCGGGGCCTGGCCCCGAGTCCCGAA GAGCGGGAGTCAAGGCAGGCTTCCTAGAGGAAGACAAAGAGCttgggaagagaggcagaacCGTACCAGGTGCTCCTGGGGACGGTGGAATTTCCGAGGAGTTCCTGGGGCACGGAGACTCTCGGGGCTGGTCGGGCCGGTTTGGCCTCTGCCCCCAGGCGCGGCGGCCGCGGCTCCAGGGGGCCGAGCGCAGGACCGTCTTgaacaccagcctgaggctcgaaGCAGGACAGTTGGGTCCGCCCTCGCCCCGGCTGCTGGGCGGGGCTGCACCTGCCACCGTCGCTGGGGCTGTCGCCGCTGCGCACCTGGCCCAGGTGAGCCGCTCCACCCTCGCGGCCGCGCAAGCCCCGGGTCTTGGCAGCAG GAAGCGCCTCGGAGCCGAGCCCGCTGCCCGCGTCGCCCGGAAGCCTCAGCTCGCCCTCGTTCCGGCCCCTCCGGCCTTGCGGGGGCGAGGGCCGCTCTTCCCGCTCCGCCCGACTTGGCCCTCGgccaggagagggaagaggagcgCCGAGGCGCTGAGGGACCCCGCCTCCGCCCCAAAGTCCGAGCCCAGGCCCGAGGCCTCCCAGGGCGCCGGGGGCGGACGGAGAAACCTGCCGAAGCCGCTGCGCACCTGTGTCCGGGCGGAGCTACAGCCTTCCGCGCACCCCGCCCTTCCGTGCGCGCCCCCGACCTGCCCGCCCCCGCGCCCCTAA
- the PKP3 gene encoding plakophilin-3 isoform X1, with product MQPRTPQPAAEASGMSPGAGSIWTTRRPETGVCSLALPSDLQLDRRGTEGPEAERLRAARVQEQVRARLLQLGQQSWQNGPAQPDGAARAAKGACRAQYHTLQAGFSSRSQGRSGDTSTFQPIARPACSPVSWSSRSAVDLSSGRRPSSAHSRGSALGAAGYGGARPAAPPPTRPTSFHERGGVGSWADHDTLSLCSLSLGAGGPDDRHGVVEEWLEPAAASPYRASASERRASSSSGRAGGLGWLEAAEGPPSRTIRAPAVRTLQRFQSGHRSRVAAGGMPGGVLEPVTRAPSVRSLSLSLGNSGHLPDVRRLDSYSGHRTLQRLSSGFDDIDLPSAVKYLMASDPNLQVLGAAYIQHKCYSDTAAKNQARSLQAVARLVKLFNHANQEVQRHATGAMRNLVYDNADNKLALVEENGIFELLRSLREQDDELRKNVTGILWNLSSSDHLKDRLARDTLEQLTDLVLSPFSGARGPLLTQQNASEAEIFYNATGFLRNLSSASQATRQKMRECHGLVDSLVTYINHALDVGKCEDKSVENAVCVLRNLSYRLYDEMPPSALQRLEGRGRRDTAGALPGEAVGCFTPQSRRLRELSLTADALTFAEVSKDPKGLEWLWSPQVVALYNRLLQRCELNRHTTEAAAGALQNITAGDRRWAGMLSRLALEQERILNPLLDRVRTADHHQLRSLTGLIRNLSRNARNKDELSTKVVSHLIEKLPGSPAESSPPADVLVNIMAVLNNLLVVSPVAARDLLYFDGLHKLFFIKKTRDSPDSEKSSRAASSLLANLWQYNKLHRDFRAKGYRKEDFLGP from the exons ATGCAGCCCAGGACTCCTCAGCCGGCAGCAGAGGCCTCTGGGATGAGCCCGGGGGCTGGCAGTATCTGGACCACCAGACGG CCCGAGACGGGTGTGTGCTCCCTGGCGCTGCCCTCGGACCTACAGTTGGACCGCCGGGGCACCGAAGGGCCGGAGGCCGAGAGGCTGCGTGCAGCTCGTGTCCAGGAGCAGGTCCGCGCTCGCCTCCTGCAGCTGGGTCAGCAGTCTTGGCAGAACGGGCCGGCCCAGCCCGACGGCGCGGCCAGGGCTGCCAAAG GTGCGTGCCGGGCTCAGTACCACACCTTGCAGGCCGGTTTCAGCTCCCGCTCCCAGGGCCGGAGCGGGGACACCTCG ACCTTCCAGCCCATCGCCAGGCCCGCCTGCAGCCCTGTCTCCTGGTCTTCCCGCTCGGCCGTGGACCTGAGCTCCGGCCGAAGGCCGAGCTCAGCCCACAGCAGGGGCAGCGCCCTTGGGGCGGCAGGGTATGGGGGTGCCCGGCCCGCCGCGCCCCCGCCCACCCGGCCCACGTCCTTCCACGAGCGTGGCGGGGTGGGGAGCTGGGCGGATCACGACACCTTGTCCCTGTGCTCGCTCAGCCTGGGGGCCGGGGGCCCGGATGACCGCCATGGAGTGGTGGAGGAGTGGCTGGAGCCGGCGGCCGCCTCCCCCTACAGGGCCTCTGCCTCTGAGCGCCGGGCCAGCTCCAGCTCTGGCcgggctgggggcctgggctgGCTGGAGGCTGCCGAGGGGCCGCCCAGCCGAACCATCCGTGCCCCCGCCGTGCGGACCCTGCAGCGGTTCCAGAGCGGCCACCGCAGCCGTGTGGCGGCTGGCGGAATGCCAGGGGGCGTCCTGGAGCCCGTGACCCGGGCGCCATCTGTGCGcagcctcagcctcagcctgGGCAACTCGGGCCACCTGCCGGACGTGCGTAGGCTGGACAGCTACAGTGGCCACCGCACCTTGCAGAGGCTCAGCAGCGG CTTTGATGACATCGACCTGCCCTCGGCGGTCAAGTACCTCATGGCCTCAGATCCCAACCTGCAGGTGCTGGGAGCAGCCTACATTCAGCACAAGTGCTACAGTGACACAGCAGCCAAGAACCAG GCCCGCAGCCTGCAGGCTGTGGCTAGGCTGGTGAAGCTCTTCAACCACGCCAACCAGGAGGTGCAGCGCCACGCCACGGGCGCCATGCGCAACCTTGTCTACGACAACGCGGACAACAAGCTGGCCCTGGTGGAGGAGAACGGCATATTCGAGCTGCTGCGTTCGCTGCGTGAGCAGGACGACGAGCTGCGCAAGAATGTCACAG GGATCCTGTGGAACTTGTCCTCCAGTGACCACCTGAAGGACCGCCTGGCCCGAGACACGCTGGAGCAGCTCACAGACCTGGTGCTGAGCCCCTTCTCAGGGGCCAGGGGACCGCTCCTCACCCAGCAGAACGCCTCGGAAGCGGAGATCTTCTACAATGCCACGGGCTTCCTCAG GAACCTCAGCTCGGCCTCCCAGGCCACTCGCCAGAAGATGCGTGAGTGCCACGGGCTGGTGGACTCCCTGGTCACCTATATCAACCACGCCCTGGACGTGGGCAAGTGCGAGGATAAG AGCGTGGAGAACGCCGTGTGCGTGCTCAGGAACCTGTCCTACCGCCTGTACGACGAGATGCCACCGTCGGCCCTGCAGCGGCTGGAGGGCCGAGGCCGCCGGGATACGGCAGGGGCGCTGCCAGGCGAGGCAGTGGGCTGCTTCACGCCACAGAGCCGGCGGCTCCGAGAG TTGTCCCTCACGGCCGACGCGCTCACCTTCGCCGAGGTGTCTAAGGACCCCAAGGGCCTGGAGTGGCTGTGGAGCCCCCAGGTCGTGGCGCTGTACAACCGGCTGCTGCAGCGCTGTGAGCTCAACCGGCACACGACGGAAGCGGCTGCCGGCGCGCTGCAGAACATCACCGCAGGCGACCGCAGG TGGGCGGGCATGCTGAGCCGGCTGGCTCTGGAGCAGGAACGCATCCTGAACCCGCTGCTGGACCGAGTTCGGACGGCTGACCACCACCAGCTGCGCTCACTGACCGGCCTCATCCGAAACCTGTCTCGGAATGCCAGGAACAAGGATGAGCTGT CCACCAAGGTGGTGAGCCACCTGATCGAGAAGCTGCCCGGCAGCCCGGCTGAGAGCTCTCCCCCAGCCGACGTGCTGGTGAACATCATGGCCGTCCTCAACAACCTGCTGGTGGTCAGTCCCGTGGCCGCCCGAGACCTGCTCTACTTCGACGGACTCCACAAACTGTTCTTCATCAAGAAGACACGGGACAG CCCTGACAGTGAGAAGTCCTCCCGGGCAGCCTCCAGCCTCTTGGCCAACCTGTGGCAGTACAACAAGCTCCACCGAGACTTCCGGGCG AAGGGCTACCGAAAGGAAGACTTCCTGGGCCCGTAG
- the PKP3 gene encoding plakophilin-3 isoform X2, with product MQDGNFLLSALQPETGVCSLALPSDLQLDRRGTEGPEAERLRAARVQEQVRARLLQLGQQSWQNGPAQPDGAARAAKGACRAQYHTLQAGFSSRSQGRSGDTSTFQPIARPACSPVSWSSRSAVDLSSGRRPSSAHSRGSALGAAGYGGARPAAPPPTRPTSFHERGGVGSWADHDTLSLCSLSLGAGGPDDRHGVVEEWLEPAAASPYRASASERRASSSSGRAGGLGWLEAAEGPPSRTIRAPAVRTLQRFQSGHRSRVAAGGMPGGVLEPVTRAPSVRSLSLSLGNSGHLPDVRRLDSYSGHRTLQRLSSGFDDIDLPSAVKYLMASDPNLQVLGAAYIQHKCYSDTAAKNQARSLQAVARLVKLFNHANQEVQRHATGAMRNLVYDNADNKLALVEENGIFELLRSLREQDDELRKNVTGILWNLSSSDHLKDRLARDTLEQLTDLVLSPFSGARGPLLTQQNASEAEIFYNATGFLRNLSSASQATRQKMRECHGLVDSLVTYINHALDVGKCEDKSVENAVCVLRNLSYRLYDEMPPSALQRLEGRGRRDTAGALPGEAVGCFTPQSRRLRELSLTADALTFAEVSKDPKGLEWLWSPQVVALYNRLLQRCELNRHTTEAAAGALQNITAGDRRWAGMLSRLALEQERILNPLLDRVRTADHHQLRSLTGLIRNLSRNARNKDELSTKVVSHLIEKLPGSPAESSPPADVLVNIMAVLNNLLVVSPVAARDLLYFDGLHKLFFIKKTRDSPDSEKSSRAASSLLANLWQYNKLHRDFRAKGYRKEDFLGP from the exons ATGCAGGACGGTAACTTCCTACTGTCGGCCCTGCAGCCCGAGACGGGTGTGTGCTCCCTGGCGCTGCCCTCGGACCTACAGTTGGACCGCCGGGGCACCGAAGGGCCGGAGGCCGAGAGGCTGCGTGCAGCTCGTGTCCAGGAGCAGGTCCGCGCTCGCCTCCTGCAGCTGGGTCAGCAGTCTTGGCAGAACGGGCCGGCCCAGCCCGACGGCGCGGCCAGGGCTGCCAAAG GTGCGTGCCGGGCTCAGTACCACACCTTGCAGGCCGGTTTCAGCTCCCGCTCCCAGGGCCGGAGCGGGGACACCTCG ACCTTCCAGCCCATCGCCAGGCCCGCCTGCAGCCCTGTCTCCTGGTCTTCCCGCTCGGCCGTGGACCTGAGCTCCGGCCGAAGGCCGAGCTCAGCCCACAGCAGGGGCAGCGCCCTTGGGGCGGCAGGGTATGGGGGTGCCCGGCCCGCCGCGCCCCCGCCCACCCGGCCCACGTCCTTCCACGAGCGTGGCGGGGTGGGGAGCTGGGCGGATCACGACACCTTGTCCCTGTGCTCGCTCAGCCTGGGGGCCGGGGGCCCGGATGACCGCCATGGAGTGGTGGAGGAGTGGCTGGAGCCGGCGGCCGCCTCCCCCTACAGGGCCTCTGCCTCTGAGCGCCGGGCCAGCTCCAGCTCTGGCcgggctgggggcctgggctgGCTGGAGGCTGCCGAGGGGCCGCCCAGCCGAACCATCCGTGCCCCCGCCGTGCGGACCCTGCAGCGGTTCCAGAGCGGCCACCGCAGCCGTGTGGCGGCTGGCGGAATGCCAGGGGGCGTCCTGGAGCCCGTGACCCGGGCGCCATCTGTGCGcagcctcagcctcagcctgGGCAACTCGGGCCACCTGCCGGACGTGCGTAGGCTGGACAGCTACAGTGGCCACCGCACCTTGCAGAGGCTCAGCAGCGG CTTTGATGACATCGACCTGCCCTCGGCGGTCAAGTACCTCATGGCCTCAGATCCCAACCTGCAGGTGCTGGGAGCAGCCTACATTCAGCACAAGTGCTACAGTGACACAGCAGCCAAGAACCAG GCCCGCAGCCTGCAGGCTGTGGCTAGGCTGGTGAAGCTCTTCAACCACGCCAACCAGGAGGTGCAGCGCCACGCCACGGGCGCCATGCGCAACCTTGTCTACGACAACGCGGACAACAAGCTGGCCCTGGTGGAGGAGAACGGCATATTCGAGCTGCTGCGTTCGCTGCGTGAGCAGGACGACGAGCTGCGCAAGAATGTCACAG GGATCCTGTGGAACTTGTCCTCCAGTGACCACCTGAAGGACCGCCTGGCCCGAGACACGCTGGAGCAGCTCACAGACCTGGTGCTGAGCCCCTTCTCAGGGGCCAGGGGACCGCTCCTCACCCAGCAGAACGCCTCGGAAGCGGAGATCTTCTACAATGCCACGGGCTTCCTCAG GAACCTCAGCTCGGCCTCCCAGGCCACTCGCCAGAAGATGCGTGAGTGCCACGGGCTGGTGGACTCCCTGGTCACCTATATCAACCACGCCCTGGACGTGGGCAAGTGCGAGGATAAG AGCGTGGAGAACGCCGTGTGCGTGCTCAGGAACCTGTCCTACCGCCTGTACGACGAGATGCCACCGTCGGCCCTGCAGCGGCTGGAGGGCCGAGGCCGCCGGGATACGGCAGGGGCGCTGCCAGGCGAGGCAGTGGGCTGCTTCACGCCACAGAGCCGGCGGCTCCGAGAG TTGTCCCTCACGGCCGACGCGCTCACCTTCGCCGAGGTGTCTAAGGACCCCAAGGGCCTGGAGTGGCTGTGGAGCCCCCAGGTCGTGGCGCTGTACAACCGGCTGCTGCAGCGCTGTGAGCTCAACCGGCACACGACGGAAGCGGCTGCCGGCGCGCTGCAGAACATCACCGCAGGCGACCGCAGG TGGGCGGGCATGCTGAGCCGGCTGGCTCTGGAGCAGGAACGCATCCTGAACCCGCTGCTGGACCGAGTTCGGACGGCTGACCACCACCAGCTGCGCTCACTGACCGGCCTCATCCGAAACCTGTCTCGGAATGCCAGGAACAAGGATGAGCTGT CCACCAAGGTGGTGAGCCACCTGATCGAGAAGCTGCCCGGCAGCCCGGCTGAGAGCTCTCCCCCAGCCGACGTGCTGGTGAACATCATGGCCGTCCTCAACAACCTGCTGGTGGTCAGTCCCGTGGCCGCCCGAGACCTGCTCTACTTCGACGGACTCCACAAACTGTTCTTCATCAAGAAGACACGGGACAG CCCTGACAGTGAGAAGTCCTCCCGGGCAGCCTCCAGCCTCTTGGCCAACCTGTGGCAGTACAACAAGCTCCACCGAGACTTCCGGGCG AAGGGCTACCGAAAGGAAGACTTCCTGGGCCCGTAG